One window of the Sparus aurata chromosome 17, fSpaAur1.1, whole genome shotgun sequence genome contains the following:
- the slc52a3-2b gene encoding solute carrier family 52, riboflavin transporter, member 3-B, translating into MSLLTHVLACLFGMGSWVAINGMWVELPLVVPAIPEGWYLPSYLTVLIQMANIGPLFITLMHRFRPGVLDERPVIYCIVGLGIIATFLLAFFWRHTVTIAGSLHSVPLLVLSFLLSVVDCTSSVTFLPFMMRLRPHYLTTYFAGEGLSGLVPALVALIQGVGVVHCQNATLAGAANSTPNNATMVGSGELEAIYLPAKFSAQVFFVFLSAMMVVCMVAFILLNHHPAVARERKNDLYFSGDLAPGKREQGLSLHAQTPEQKPMISPLEAVRPRSAFGRGTYSSLQVAFIFVVLAWVNALTNAVLPSVQSYSCLPYGNKAYHLAATMAAVANPVACCIAMFMPIRSLIFMGFLTMIGTGFGAYIMAMAALSPCPLLVNSSSGTAVIVLTWILFVLSLSYVKVIIGVILRDEGHSALVWCGAVVQLGSMVGAVSMFPLVSVYGLFKSGDPCNTKCPM; encoded by the exons ATGTCGCTGCTTACTCACGTGCTGGCGTGCCTCTTCGGTATGGGCTCCTGGGTGGCAATCAACGGGATGTGGGTGGAGCTCCCCCTGGTCGTACCAGCCATCCCAGAGGGCTGGTATCTACCATCTTACCTCACCGTCCTCATCCAGATGGCCAACATAGGTCCGCTCTTCATCACTCTAATGCACCGCTTCCGCCCAGGGGTGCTAGATGAGCGACCAGTCATCTACTGCATCGTAGGGTTGGGGATCATTGCAACATTCCTGCTGGCTTTCTTCTGGAggcacacagtgacaatagcgGGCTCTTTGCACAGTGTGCCCCTGCTGGTGTTAAgcttcctgctctctgtggtGGACTGCACCTCCTCTGTTACCTTTCTGCCTTTTATGATGAGGCTTCGTCCACACTATCTCACCACATACTTTGCAGGTGAAGGCCTCAGTGGGCTGGTACCTGCACTGGTGGCTCTGATTCAAGGTGTGGGTGTAGTCCACTGTCAGAATGCCACTTTGGCTGGTGCAGCTAACAGTACACCTAACAATGCCACTATGGTTGGCAGTGGAGAGCTAGAAGCCATCTACCTGCCGGCTAAATTCTCTGCCCAGGTGTTCTTCGTGTTCCTCAGTGCCATGATGGTTGTGTGCATGGTAGCCTTTATCCTACTCAACCATCACCCAGCTGTGGCTCGGGAGAGGAAGAACGACCTGTACTTCAGTGGTGATCTGGCTCCTGGGAAGAGAGAGCAAGGTCTGTCTCTGCACGCCCAGACACCAGAGCAGAAGCCTATGATCAGCCCTCTGGAAGCAGTCAGGCCTAGGAGCGCTTTTGGGAGGGGGACATATAGCAGTCTGCAGGTGGCATTCATCTTTGTTGTACTAGCTTGGGTCAATGCTCTGACCAATGCAGTGCTGCCCTCAGTCCAGTCGTACTCCTGTCTGCCTTACGGTAACAAGGCGTACCATCTTGCAGCCACCATGGCAGCCGTCGCTAACCCAGTAGCCTGCTGCATCGCCATGTTCATGCCCATTCG gTCCCTCATCTTCATGGGTTTCTTGACCATGATCGGCACTGGATTTGGAGCCTACATCATGGCCATGGCTGCTCTAAGTccctgccccctgctggtcaacAGCAGCTCTGGAACTGCAGTCATA GTGCTGACCTGGATCCTGTTTGTCCTCTCCCTGTCCTACGTGAAGGTCATCATTGGGGTGATCCTGAGGGATGAGGGCCACAGTGCCCTCGTGTGGTGTGGGGCAGTAGTGCAGTTGGGCTCCATGGTTGGAGCTGTATCCATGTTCCCACTTGTCAGCGTCTATGGACTTTTCAAGTCAGGGGATCCTTGTAACACCAAGTGTCCAATGTAG